A part of Haliaeetus albicilla unplaced genomic scaffold, bHalAlb1.1 scaffold_38, whole genome shotgun sequence genomic DNA contains:
- the LOC138684180 gene encoding electroneutral sodium bicarbonate exchanger 1-like yields the protein MGNFSGEYEGEKKDRYLRGEFQGPACGRDGPYTPDVFLWCCILFFATFALSSFLKKFKTSHYFPTRVRSTVSDFAVFLTIVIMVLLDFVVGIPSPKLQVPHAFKPTRDDRGWFINPIGPNPWWTVLAALVPALLCTILIFMDQQISAVIVNRKEHKLKKGCGYHLDLFMVAVMLGVCSVMGLPWFVAATVLSITHVNSLKVESDCSAPGEQPKFLGIREQRVTGLLIFVLMGCSFFFTSVLKVRGKCKPPNNRELVGGYRKTVPSLQA from the exons cggtatttgcgtggggagtttcaaggacctgcctgtggacgcgacggcccctacacgcctgacgtgttcctctggtgctgcatcctcttcttcgccacctttgccctgtcaagcttcttgaagaagtttaaaaccagccactactttccaaccaga gtacggtccacagtgagcgactttgctgttttcctcaccatcgtcatcatggtgctccttgactttgtggttgggatcccatcgccgaagctccaggtcccccatgcgttcaag cctaccagagacgaccgcgggtggttcatcaaccccataggacccaacccttggtggacggtgttggctgcgctcgtcccagctctgctctgcaccatcttgatattcatggaccagcagatcagtgccgttattgtgaacaggaaggagcacaagctgaag aaaggatgcgggtaccacctggaccttttcatggtggccgtgatgctcggggtgtgctctgtgatggggctgccctggtttgtggctgcgaccgtcctgtccatcacccacgtgaatagcctcaaagtagagtctgactgctcagctccaggagaacaacccaagtttctggggatacgagagcagagagtcactggcttgctgatctttgtgctcatgggctgctccttcttcttcacttccgtgttaaaggtgagaggaaaatgcaaaccacccaacaaccgcgagcttgttggaggttaccgaaaaacagtcccctctctgcaggcctga